The Fibrobacter sp. UWB2 genomic interval ACTACGACCATTACGTGGGTCGGTAAACTGTTTGTAAACGCTCTTGTGAATATTCCAGTTTCCAGCAAGGCATGTATCATGAGCATACGGTTTATACTCAACACCACTGGATACATCATTGTTCAGACTCGAAGAAGAAGCAGTCTTTTGACTGGAGCTAGACTCGACCTTTTTACTAGAAGATGAAGGGAGATTCCCGCTCGAGGCGGGAATGACAGAGGAAGAAGAGGATTGCTTACTGCTACTGGATTCTTCGCTACGCTTCGAGGATGACGAGACGATCTTTGCAGATGACGAAGAGGACGTTGCCTTCGCCGATGACGAAGAGGAAACCTTCGAGGAACTGCTACTTGTCATGCCGGACTCCGTTCCGGCATCGCCTTTTTTACTGCTACTTGAAGGGCGATTCGCGCTTGAAGCGGGAATGATTGAAGAAGAGGAGACCTTTTCAGAAGACGATGATGACTTTTCCACATCATCATTTGCGGAAGTACCGCTGTCGCCGCCACAAGCGGCAAGAGCTACGGATAGGATTATGGATGCAATAATGCTGTACTTGAACTTTCTCATTCTAAACCTCGTCCATATACCCAACTTTTTTATTGAAACAATTTAGCAAAATTTCTATCTTTGACATTAGTCAGTTCGAGACCCATCCTGACTCTAAACAAAACTAGGAGATTTTATGAAAGACGCTTTGCTGGTCTTGTCTGGTGGAATGGACAGTGTGACCTTGCTCTACGACCGCGCCGCGGATATTGCGCTTGCCGTTTCGTTTGATTACGGCAGCAACCACAACGACAAAGAAATTCCTTTTGCGCGCATGCACTGCGAAAAACTCGGGATTCCGCACATTACGATTCCGCTTAAGTTCATGCACGATTACTTTACGTCGTCACTCCTTTCGGGGGCAGATGCTATCCCAGAAGGGACTTACGCTGACGAGAACATGAAATCGACGGTGGTGCCGTTCCGCAATGGCATTATGCTTTCTGTGGCGGCAGGGCTTGCCGAAAGCCGTGACCTCAAGCGCGTGATGATGGCAAACCACTTTGGCGACCATGCGATTTATCCGGACTGCCGCGAAGAATTCGTGAAGAACATGTCGGCAGCGATTTCTGCAGGTACATACGCAAACATCACGATTGACGCTCCGTACACGAACATTTCCAAGGCGGATATCGCTCGTAAAGGCAAATTGCTTGGCTTGGACTACAGCGAAACTTGGTCTTGCTACAAGGGCGGCAAAATCCATTGTGGCAAGTGCGCAACCTGCCTGGAACGCAAGGCTGCTCTCGCCGAGGCGGGCATCAACGACACAACGGAATACGAGGCGTAATATGTACAGAGTTATCAAGCGTATTGAAATTTCTGGGGCTCACAAGCTCTCGCTCCCGTACGAAAGCAAGTGCCGCGGTCTGCATGGCCATAACTGGATTATCACGGTGTTCTGCCAGTCCGAAACTCTCGATGAAAACGGCATGGTGGTCGATTTTTCGCACATCAAGGAAATTGTGAAGGGCAAATTCGATCACAAGTTCTTGAACGATGTGGTGGACTTTAATCCGACAGCGGAGAATATGGCTCGCTGGATTTGCGAACAGGTGCCGCATTGCTACAAGGTGCAGGTCCAGGAAAGCGAAGGCAATACCGTCGAGTACGAAGTGTAAGGGCGCGGGCTCTTATGAAAGTTTGCGAAATATTTAAGAGTATCGAGGGCGAAGGGATTCGCATGGGGCAGGCGGCGGTGTTTGTGCGTCTGCACGGTTGCAATTTGCGCTGTAGCTACTGCGATTCAATGTATGCGGTCGAAGGTCCTGACTTTAAGCAGATGAGCGTGGGGGAGATCCTTGCAGCGGTTGAAGCGTATCGCAACGAATCCGGTGTCAAGTGCGTCACGCTCACGGGTGGCGAACCGCTGATTCACGAAGGCGTGGGCGAGCTGCTTACCGCATTCTGTGACGGTGGCTTTGAAGTCAACATCGAAACAAACGGCACAGTCCCTTGCAAATGGCAGTTACCAGGGCTCTTTTACACGATGGACTGGAAATGCAAAAGCAGCGGCATGTCGGCCCGAATGAAGATGGAAAATATCATTTCACTCGGCAAAAATGACGTGCTCAAGTTCGTTATCGGGAGTGTTGAAGACTTGCAAGAAGCGGAAGGCGTTGTCGCGCGACTCTCGCTAACATCTCCAGATAATATGCCGCACATCTTTATTTCGCCGGTATGGGGCGAACTCACCAACGAGCAAATTGTCAATTGGATGGTGGGTAGCAAGGTCATGACGCAAAACAACGCTCGGTTTCAAGTGCAACTGCACAAAATCGTATGGGACCCCGACATGCGCGGGGTGTAATGCGGACGCTTCTTGCAAAGCGATTGCTAATCGAGATAAATAACTTCGCCGATAAGCGGCATGAGCAAAGGCTTGCCAGATTCCTTGGCGGCCTTTTTTGCATTTTCGAGAGGCTCGTAATACGGATGCTTGCTCAGGCAGAACTTGGAATGATGAACCGTCAAATAGCGTTTAGCACCAAGTTCAAGCATTTCACGGCCTAAATATTGCGGCATCGTATGGACTTGCGCCCAATCCGGATTGTATTGCCCGTTTTCAAGAATCCCTAAATCGATGTTCGGGAAGTTCGCCTTGATTTTCGAGTAGTGCGAACCGTAGCCACCATCTCCGCCTATCCAAATTGTACGTTTGGGCGATTCATAGACGAACGAAGCCCAGAACGTCTTGTTCTTGTGCAAATCGCGGCCCGAGAAATGCCTTGCAGGCGTTGCCGTAACGCGGGTGCTGTCGCCAAGTTGCGCTTTTTCCCACCAGTCAAGCTCAATAAGTTTGTTCACGGGATAGTGCCAGTATTCCAGATGCGAGCCTACGCCAAGTGCGGTTATGACCTTCTTGACGCGCGGTTCCAACTCCGTGACAGTCTCGTAATCCAAGTGATCCCAATGGTCGTGAGTAATAACCAGGTAATCGATATCCGGCATGTCGGCGGGCTTGTAAATGTCCGTACCCTTGAACATCTTATTGGCAAACTTGACGGGGGAGCCCTTGTAAAATACCGGGTCCACCAAAATTTTCTTACCCGAAAGGTTCACAAGGTACGATGAATGCCCGAACCAAACAATCCAATCCTTGTCGTTGGGGAGTTTTCTCAAATCTGTCTTGATTGCGTGAATGGCGGTGTCGGGGACGGTGTTCTTCTTTTTGTTGAACATAAATTCGCGCCAGACAGTGAGCGTACTCTTGTTGCCCGTCATAAATTCCGTTTCTTCGTCGTTCACGAACTGCTTGCCATCGTAATGCGGGGACTTTTTGATGCGCTCCAGACGCTTCCCTTGCGGGAGCTTGCCAAAGCTATCTTGGCTTAGGAACAGAACGCCCGCATCGCCCAAAAGAAAAAGGACTGTTAAAATAATCGTTGTAATCATAACTAGGCTTTAATATATAATTGTTTTTTGCTAAAAATTCTATCCAGATGTGCAGGTTTACATTGTGTTAAAAGGTGAAGCCGTTCTTGAAAGGGTGGTGCCCGCTTACTTCGACTTCGCTCAGCACAGGCTCCGGCGGGCATGACAGGTTTAATGTTTAGGTTGAATCTTTCCATTTTCTTCTTACTGCCTACTTCCTACCGCCTACTAATCGCTAAAATTCATTGACCAATACCCATTTTTTTTGCTATCTTGTAGCGCGTTCGAAATATCTCGAAATCTAACACGTTAAACCAATAGGAGCTCATAATGAGTCTTACTCTTAACGATATCAAGCACCCGAAAATCAGTACTTGGGTGAATGAAATGATTGCCATGTGCGAACCGGACAACGTCGTCGTCGTTGACGGTACCCAGGAAGAATATGATGCCCTCATGCAGAAGTGCGTCAAGGCCGGCCTCGCAACGAAGCTTGCCAAGAAGGAAAACTGCTACTTGTTCCGTTCTCTTCCGTCTGACGTGGCTCGCGTCGAATCCCGTACGTTCATCTCCTCCGTCAAGGAAGAAGATGCAGGTCCGACCAACCACTGGATCGACCCGTCTGAACTCAAGCAGACGATGCGTAAGCTCTACAAGGGTTGTATGCACGGCCGTACCATGTACGTGATCCCGTTCTGCATGGGCCCGCTCGGCTCCCCGATTTCCAAGAACGGTATCGAAGTCACTGACTCCGAATACGTCGTTCTCAACATGGACATCATGACTCGCGCTGGCAAGAAGGTTCTCGATATCTTCAATGCTGACCCGAACGCTGACTTCGTTCCGTGCCTCCACTCCGTTGGTAAGCCGCTCCGCGAATGCGAAAGCGACAACGGCATCTGGCCGTGCGCTGACGTTGAATACAAGTACATCACGCAGTTCCCGGAAGAACGCCTCATTTGGTCCTACGGTTCCGGTTACGGTGGAAACGCCCTCCTCGGCAAGAAGTGCTTTGCTCTCCGCATTGCTACCGTTCTCGCTCGCGACGAAGGCTGGCTCGCTGAACACATGCTCATCCTCAAGCTCACCAACCCGAAGGGCGAAGTCAAGTACGTGACTGGCGCATTCCCGTCTGCTTGCGGTAAGACGAACCTCGCCATGCTCATCCCGACTATCCCGGGCTGGAAGGTCGAAACCATCGGTGACGACATTGCATGGATGAAGTTTGGCAAGGATGGCCGTCTCTATGCTATCAACCCGGAAGCTGGCTTCTTCGGCGTTGCCCCGGGTACTTCTGCAGAATCCAACAAGAACGCTCTTGTTTCTGCTGAAAAGAACACGATCTACACGAACTGCGCTCTCACTGAAGACGGCGACGTGTGGTGGGAAGGCATCGGCTACCCGGCTAAGGGCAAGCTCGTTGACTGGAAGGGCAAGACCCGTGACGCTCTCCCGAAGGACAAGGCTCCTAAGGGCGAAGAAATGGCTCACCCGAACGCTCGCTTCACCGCTCCGGCTAAGCAGTGCCCGTGCATTGCTAAGGAATGGGAAGATCCGGCAGGCGTGCCTATCTCTGCAATCCTCTTCGGTGGCCGTCGTCCGTCCACCATTCCTCTGGTCCACCAGTCCCTCAGCTGGAACCACGGCGTGTTCCTCGGCTCCATCGTGGGTTCCGAAATCACTGCTGCCTCTACGATTGACGCCTCTCAGGTCGGTAAGATCCGCCGCGACCCGTTCGCAATCCTCCCGTTCTGCGGCTACAACATGGGTGACTACTTCAAGCACTGGATCGAAATCGGTCAGAAGTCCACTGAAGACAAG includes:
- the queC gene encoding 7-cyano-7-deazaguanine synthase QueC, which translates into the protein MKDALLVLSGGMDSVTLLYDRAADIALAVSFDYGSNHNDKEIPFARMHCEKLGIPHITIPLKFMHDYFTSSLLSGADAIPEGTYADENMKSTVVPFRNGIMLSVAAGLAESRDLKRVMMANHFGDHAIYPDCREEFVKNMSAAISAGTYANITIDAPYTNISKADIARKGKLLGLDYSETWSCYKGGKIHCGKCATCLERKAALAEAGINDTTEYEA
- the queD gene encoding 6-carboxytetrahydropterin synthase QueD codes for the protein MYRVIKRIEISGAHKLSLPYESKCRGLHGHNWIITVFCQSETLDENGMVVDFSHIKEIVKGKFDHKFLNDVVDFNPTAENMARWICEQVPHCYKVQVQESEGNTVEYEV
- a CDS encoding radical SAM protein, with protein sequence MKVCEIFKSIEGEGIRMGQAAVFVRLHGCNLRCSYCDSMYAVEGPDFKQMSVGEILAAVEAYRNESGVKCVTLTGGEPLIHEGVGELLTAFCDGGFEVNIETNGTVPCKWQLPGLFYTMDWKCKSSGMSARMKMENIISLGKNDVLKFVIGSVEDLQEAEGVVARLSLTSPDNMPHIFISPVWGELTNEQIVNWMVGSKVMTQNNARFQVQLHKIVWDPDMRGV
- a CDS encoding MBL fold metallo-hydrolase yields the protein MITTIILTVLFLLGDAGVLFLSQDSFGKLPQGKRLERIKKSPHYDGKQFVNDEETEFMTGNKSTLTVWREFMFNKKKNTVPDTAIHAIKTDLRKLPNDKDWIVWFGHSSYLVNLSGKKILVDPVFYKGSPVKFANKMFKGTDIYKPADMPDIDYLVITHDHWDHLDYETVTELEPRVKKVITALGVGSHLEYWHYPVNKLIELDWWEKAQLGDSTRVTATPARHFSGRDLHKNKTFWASFVYESPKRTIWIGGDGGYGSHYSKIKANFPNIDLGILENGQYNPDWAQVHTMPQYLGREMLELGAKRYLTVHHSKFCLSKHPYYEPLENAKKAAKESGKPLLMPLIGEVIYLD
- a CDS encoding phosphoenolpyruvate carboxykinase (GTP), with translation MSLTLNDIKHPKISTWVNEMIAMCEPDNVVVVDGTQEEYDALMQKCVKAGLATKLAKKENCYLFRSLPSDVARVESRTFISSVKEEDAGPTNHWIDPSELKQTMRKLYKGCMHGRTMYVIPFCMGPLGSPISKNGIEVTDSEYVVLNMDIMTRAGKKVLDIFNADPNADFVPCLHSVGKPLRECESDNGIWPCADVEYKYITQFPEERLIWSYGSGYGGNALLGKKCFALRIATVLARDEGWLAEHMLILKLTNPKGEVKYVTGAFPSACGKTNLAMLIPTIPGWKVETIGDDIAWMKFGKDGRLYAINPEAGFFGVAPGTSAESNKNALVSAEKNTIYTNCALTEDGDVWWEGIGYPAKGKLVDWKGKTRDALPKDKAPKGEEMAHPNARFTAPAKQCPCIAKEWEDPAGVPISAILFGGRRPSTIPLVHQSLSWNHGVFLGSIVGSEITAASTIDASQVGKIRRDPFAILPFCGYNMGDYFKHWIEIGQKSTEDKLPKIFYVNWFRKDANNEKLPGGFMWPGYGDNSRVLAWIFDRCNGVDNAVETPIGYMPKEGAINTDGLADYYKETLPQITKVDVEGWKKELADVKENHYPKFGKHLPKELSEIIDMIQDRLNKA